Proteins encoded by one window of Parabacteroides sp. FAFU027:
- the mutS gene encoding DNA mismatch repair protein MutS, producing the protein MAKDIVETPLMKQYIEIKTKHPDAILLFRVGDFYETFSDDAVAASEILGITLTRRANGAAQYVELAGFPHHALDTYLPKLVRAGKRVAICEQLEDPKATKKLVKRGITELVTPGVSINDNILNHKENNFLAAVHFTKNVCGVAFLDISTGEFLTAEGTPDYIDKLLNNFAPKEVLFERSRKKQFEEAFGTRFFTFELEDWIFTEDAARDRLLKHFETKNLKGFGVHHLVNGVIASGAILHYLDLTHHLQIKHITALSRIEEDRYVRLDKFTVRSLELVGTMNEGGKSLLNIIDHTISPMGARMLKRWLIFPLKDIKQINDRLNVVEYFFKDPEVKEFLEQQLSLIGDLERIISKVAVGRVSPREVVQLKVALQAIAPIKEMCGASDNESLRMIGEQLNPCALIAERIEREVNNDPPAQINRGGAIRHGINAELDELRDISHMGKSYLLQVQQRESERTGIPSLKISFNNVFGYYIEVRNTHKDKIPEDWIRKQTLVNAERYITQELKDYEEKILGAEEKILSLETRLFNELVLSLADYIPAIQMNANQIARLDCLLSMAKTAQENKYIRPEVNETEVIEIRQGRHPVIEKQLPPGEAYVANDVKLDSDKNQIIIITGPNMAGKSALLRQTALIVLLAQVGSFVPAESAKIGYTDKIFTRVGASDNISLGESTFMVEMNEAADILNNISSRSLILFDELGRGTSTYDGISIAWAIVEYIHEHAKACAKTLFATHYHELNEMERSFKRIKNFNVSVKEVDNKVIFLRKLVPGGSEHSFGIHVAKMAGMPQSIVKRANDILKQLETDNRKNGIAKPTKEISSHREGMQLSFFQLDDPVLSQIRDEIKNVDINNLTPMDALNKLNEIKKIITGR; encoded by the coding sequence GTGGCAAAAGATATCGTCGAAACCCCGTTGATGAAGCAATATATCGAGATCAAAACCAAACATCCCGATGCCATATTATTGTTCCGTGTAGGGGACTTCTACGAGACGTTTTCGGACGATGCTGTTGCCGCATCGGAGATATTGGGGATTACCCTGACCCGCCGTGCCAACGGTGCCGCTCAGTACGTGGAACTGGCCGGATTTCCTCACCATGCCCTCGATACCTATTTACCCAAACTGGTCCGTGCCGGCAAACGTGTGGCCATCTGCGAACAGCTCGAAGACCCGAAAGCCACCAAGAAGTTAGTGAAGCGCGGCATTACCGAGCTGGTTACACCCGGGGTTTCCATCAACGATAACATACTCAACCACAAAGAAAATAACTTCCTCGCCGCGGTGCATTTTACTAAAAATGTTTGCGGTGTGGCTTTCCTCGATATTTCTACCGGAGAATTCCTCACGGCAGAGGGAACACCCGATTACATTGACAAACTGCTCAATAACTTTGCCCCGAAAGAGGTGCTCTTTGAGCGCAGCCGCAAGAAGCAGTTTGAAGAAGCTTTCGGTACGCGATTCTTCACCTTCGAGCTGGAGGACTGGATTTTTACCGAAGATGCAGCCCGCGATCGTCTCTTGAAACACTTCGAGACCAAAAACCTGAAAGGCTTCGGAGTACACCATCTGGTGAACGGAGTCATTGCTTCGGGGGCTATCCTGCACTACCTTGATCTCACGCACCATTTGCAGATCAAGCATATCACAGCATTATCAAGAATAGAGGAAGACCGTTACGTGCGTCTGGATAAGTTCACCGTGCGCAGTCTGGAGCTGGTCGGCACGATGAACGAAGGGGGTAAGAGTCTGCTTAACATCATAGACCACACCATCAGCCCGATGGGCGCACGTATGCTGAAGCGCTGGCTGATTTTCCCGCTGAAAGACATTAAGCAAATCAATGACCGCCTCAATGTGGTCGAATATTTCTTCAAAGACCCCGAAGTAAAGGAGTTCCTCGAACAACAACTTTCTCTGATCGGCGACCTCGAACGCATCATATCGAAAGTGGCTGTGGGACGCGTTTCTCCACGCGAAGTGGTGCAGCTCAAAGTGGCGTTGCAGGCCATTGCCCCCATCAAGGAGATGTGCGGGGCTTCTGACAACGAGAGCCTGCGGATGATTGGCGAACAGCTCAACCCCTGCGCCCTGATTGCCGAGCGCATCGAGCGGGAAGTCAACAACGATCCGCCCGCACAAATCAACCGTGGCGGTGCTATCCGCCATGGCATAAATGCCGAATTGGACGAGTTACGCGATATTTCGCACATGGGTAAAAGCTACCTGCTCCAGGTGCAGCAGCGCGAAAGCGAACGCACCGGCATCCCGAGCCTGAAGATTAGCTTCAACAATGTATTCGGTTACTACATTGAAGTCCGCAATACACACAAGGATAAAATTCCCGAGGACTGGATTCGCAAGCAGACGCTGGTCAACGCCGAGCGATACATCACGCAGGAATTGAAAGATTACGAAGAAAAGATATTGGGGGCTGAGGAGAAAATCCTTTCGCTTGAAACGCGTCTCTTTAACGAGCTGGTGCTGAGTCTGGCTGATTATATTCCGGCCATTCAGATGAATGCCAACCAGATTGCCCGTCTCGACTGTTTGCTCTCGATGGCCAAAACCGCTCAGGAGAACAAATACATCCGTCCCGAAGTCAACGAGACTGAAGTGATCGAAATCCGCCAGGGACGCCATCCGGTGATTGAAAAACAACTGCCTCCGGGCGAGGCTTACGTGGCCAATGATGTGAAGCTTGATAGCGATAAGAACCAAATCATCATCATCACCGGTCCCAACATGGCGGGTAAATCGGCGCTTCTGCGTCAGACAGCATTGATTGTATTGCTGGCTCAAGTGGGCAGTTTTGTTCCGGCCGAATCGGCAAAAATCGGCTATACGGATAAAATATTCACCCGCGTGGGGGCTTCGGATAACATTTCGCTCGGCGAATCAACCTTTATGGTGGAGATGAACGAGGCGGCGGATATCCTGAACAACATTTCCAGCCGAAGCCTGATTTTGTTTGATGAGTTGGGACGCGGGACCAGTACCTACGACGGTATCTCTATCGCCTGGGCTATTGTGGAGTATATCCATGAGCATGCGAAAGCTTGTGCTAAGACTCTCTTCGCGACCCACTATCACGAGCTCAACGAGATGGAGCGCAGCTTCAAGCGCATCAAGAACTTCAACGTGTCGGTGAAAGAGGTGGACAACAAAGTGATCTTCCTCCGTAAACTGGTTCCCGGTGGCAGCGAGCACAGTTTCGGTATTCACGTGGCCAAAATGGCGGGAATGCCCCAAAGCATCGTGAAGCGTGCCAATGATATCCTCAAGCAACTCGAAACCGACAACCGTAAAAACGGAATAGCGAAACCGACCAAGGAAATCAGCTCCCACCGCGAAGGGATGCAGCTCAGCTTCTTTCAACTGGATGACCCGGTGCTTAGCCAAATTCGTGACGAGATTAAAAACGTGGACATCAACAACCTCACTCCGATGGATGCGTTGAATAAGCTGAACGAGATTAAGAAGATTATTACGGGAAGATAA
- the gltX gene encoding glutamate--tRNA ligase — protein MENQKVRVRFAPSPTGPLHIGGVRTALYNYLFAKKHGGELILRIEDTDSQRFVPGAEEYIIESFNWLGITFDEGVHVGGPCAPYRQSERKDIYKKYVDQLLDAGLAYVAFDTPQELDAKRAEIANFQYDASTRGLMRNSLTLSADEVKTLIEAGNQYVVRIKIEPGQDVVVNDLIRGEVVINSSILDDKVLYKSADQLPTYHMANIVDDHLMEISHVIRGEEWLPSAPLHVLLYRFLGWEDTMPRFAHLPLLLKPDGNGKLSKRDGDRLGFPVFPLEWKDPKSGDISSGYREAGYLPDAVVNFLALLGWNSGTDQEIFSMQELIDLFSLERCSKSGAKFDFEKGKWFNHKYIQAKSNEEIAALFQPLLKENGVEAADDKVAQVVGLVKERVNFVQELWAQSSFFFEAPTTYDEKTVKKRWKEDTPAQLTELIEVLKGIEDFTPHNSEEVVKGWIAEKEYHLGNIMNAFRLAIVGESKGPHMFDIITIIGKEETIARLEKAIATI, from the coding sequence ATGGAAAATCAGAAAGTCAGAGTTCGTTTTGCGCCGAGTCCTACCGGGCCGTTGCACATTGGCGGGGTTCGTACCGCGCTGTATAACTATTTGTTTGCTAAGAAACACGGCGGGGAGCTGATCCTTCGCATCGAAGATACCGATTCGCAACGCTTCGTGCCGGGTGCCGAGGAGTATATTATCGAATCGTTTAACTGGCTGGGCATTACCTTCGATGAGGGTGTGCATGTAGGTGGACCTTGCGCGCCTTACCGTCAATCGGAAAGAAAAGATATTTATAAGAAATACGTGGATCAATTGCTCGATGCGGGACTGGCTTACGTGGCCTTCGATACGCCGCAAGAGTTGGACGCAAAGCGTGCTGAGATCGCAAACTTCCAGTATGATGCCTCTACGCGGGGATTGATGCGTAACTCGCTCACGCTATCGGCTGACGAGGTGAAAACATTAATCGAAGCGGGCAACCAATATGTAGTTCGTATCAAAATCGAACCGGGACAAGACGTGGTGGTGAATGACCTGATCCGCGGCGAAGTGGTGATTAACTCCTCTATTCTTGACGATAAAGTTTTATATAAATCAGCTGACCAACTGCCGACTTACCACATGGCAAACATCGTGGATGACCATTTGATGGAGATTTCGCATGTCATCCGTGGTGAAGAGTGGTTACCATCGGCTCCGCTGCACGTGCTACTGTACCGTTTCCTCGGTTGGGAAGATACGATGCCACGCTTTGCCCACCTCCCTCTCCTGCTTAAGCCTGACGGTAACGGTAAGTTGAGTAAACGTGACGGTGACCGTCTCGGTTTTCCTGTATTCCCGTTAGAGTGGAAAGACCCGAAATCGGGCGACATCTCTTCAGGATACCGCGAGGCGGGATATCTGCCAGACGCGGTGGTGAATTTCTTAGCGTTGCTCGGATGGAATTCCGGTACCGATCAGGAGATTTTCTCGATGCAGGAGCTGATTGACCTCTTCTCTTTGGAGCGTTGCAGCAAAAGTGGGGCGAAATTCGACTTCGAAAAGGGAAAATGGTTCAACCACAAATACATTCAGGCGAAATCAAACGAAGAGATTGCCGCGTTGTTCCAACCGCTTTTGAAAGAGAACGGCGTGGAAGCTGCCGACGATAAAGTAGCTCAGGTAGTTGGACTTGTAAAAGAGCGCGTCAACTTCGTTCAGGAACTTTGGGCGCAATCTTCATTCTTCTTTGAAGCACCCACTACTTACGATGAAAAAACGGTGAAGAAACGTTGGAAAGAGGATACCCCGGCTCAGTTGACCGAACTGATTGAGGTACTGAAAGGCATCGAAGACTTTACACCTCATAACTCGGAAGAGGTAGTAAAAGGCTGGATTGCCGAAAAAGAGTATCACCTCGGTAACATTATGAATGCTTTCCGCCTCGCTATCGTGGGCGAATCGAAAGGTCCGCACATGTTTGACATCATCACCATTATTGGTAAAGAAGAGACGATTGCCCGACTGGAAAAGGCAATTGCTACGATATAA
- a CDS encoding 3-deoxy-D-manno-octulosonic acid transferase, with translation MYNQAIQLYFSGVKAAARFNPKAKLLIEGQKQAFSILQEKIDPQADYLWFHAASLGEFEQGRPIIEAVRQSHPNYKILLTFYSPSGYEVRKNYTGADVICYLPADTRANVKRFLDIVRPKRAFFIKYEFWANYLNALKQRGIETYIISAIFREKQAFFKPYGGWYRKLLTCFNHLFVQDEQSRQLLASVGVTNVTVCGDTRFDRVVDIMNLAKPLPVVEQFADRFTLVAGSSWPKDEDIFIEYFNNHPEMKLIIAAHEIHEEHLAGIIAKLKRPHVRYSAATEENIAAADCLIIDCFGLLSSIYRYGQVAYIGGGFGVGIHNVTEAAVYSVPVIFGPNYDKFREARELIACEGGFSVAGYDAFAELMDRFLTDHTYLSLSGKYAGEYIHKNTGAKQAILDFVKW, from the coding sequence ATGTACAATCAAGCCATTCAACTTTACTTTTCAGGGGTAAAAGCTGCCGCCCGCTTCAATCCAAAAGCCAAATTATTGATAGAGGGACAGAAGCAGGCATTCTCTATCCTTCAGGAAAAGATTGATCCGCAGGCCGATTACCTTTGGTTTCACGCGGCATCGCTGGGGGAATTCGAGCAAGGCCGCCCCATCATCGAGGCAGTTCGTCAGTCGCACCCCAACTACAAGATCCTTTTGACCTTCTATTCTCCATCGGGCTACGAAGTTCGGAAGAACTATACGGGTGCAGATGTGATTTGTTATTTGCCAGCCGATACCCGGGCGAATGTGAAACGATTTCTCGACATCGTGCGTCCAAAGCGGGCATTTTTCATCAAATATGAGTTTTGGGCGAATTACCTCAACGCACTCAAGCAACGAGGCATCGAGACCTATATCATCTCTGCTATCTTCCGTGAAAAGCAGGCTTTTTTCAAACCTTACGGTGGTTGGTACCGCAAGTTGCTGACCTGCTTCAACCATTTGTTTGTGCAGGACGAGCAATCGCGCCAATTGCTGGCATCGGTTGGGGTAACGAACGTGACCGTTTGCGGAGATACCCGCTTCGACCGCGTGGTGGACATCATGAATCTGGCGAAACCGCTTCCGGTGGTAGAGCAGTTTGCAGACCGGTTTACACTCGTGGCGGGCAGCTCCTGGCCCAAAGACGAAGATATTTTCATTGAATATTTCAATAATCACCCGGAGATGAAGCTGATCATTGCCGCCCACGAGATACACGAAGAGCATCTGGCGGGTATCATTGCCAAACTGAAACGCCCTCATGTGCGTTACTCGGCAGCGACGGAGGAGAATATCGCTGCGGCGGATTGCCTCATCATCGACTGCTTCGGACTGCTCTCGTCCATCTATCGCTACGGTCAGGTGGCTTATATCGGCGGGGGATTCGGGGTAGGCATACATAATGTGACCGAGGCTGCGGTATATAGCGTGCCGGTGATCTTTGGCCCCAACTATGATAAGTTTCGCGAGGCACGCGAGCTGATTGCCTGCGAAGGAGGCTTCTCTGTGGCCGGCTACGACGCTTTTGCCGAGTTGATGGACCGTTTCCTCACGGACCATACCTATTTGTCTCTCTCAGGGAAATATGCCGGAGAATACATTCACAAAAATACGGGAGCTAAACAGGCGATTCTGGATTTTGTGAAGTGGTAG
- a CDS encoding S41 family peptidase gives MKKLLYGLMFFIALTGCKGHEDNVVVSNSDVNSWVYDVMSELYYWNTSLPTLKTSNDNPTTYFETLRNKNDRFSHIFESYDEIANQLNGISSSDIGFDFRLYLENNLNNNVIGIVSYVKKGTPAAKAGIKRGSMFRKINNQQLTTDNYSSLINTFFDQSGSVNITFANIQNGIFVNQNPQTIAKATNYQEDPVYLDTVYTVSNKKIGYLVYNFFANDPGDNSMKYDLELNSAFGKFKNQGISELILDLRYNSGGAMSSAINLASMIVPNLTSNKTFAYTEYNSNYTEYFNSSKFKEEYPNENPFMDYFATTINQTAVQNVGNNLQRVFVLTGQNTASASEMVINGLKPFTSVVLIGDTTIGKNVGSTLVNDDKNKNNKWAVMPIILKYFNANHQSDFTNGFAPDSYKYDYLDTQLGDTNEGLLATAISQITGVSKVAARSAVVPMTPFKNGADFKRFGGGLLYKKQNINGFIK, from the coding sequence ATGAAGAAATTACTTTATGGATTGATGTTTTTTATTGCCCTAACTGGATGTAAGGGGCATGAAGATAATGTAGTGGTTAGTAATTCCGATGTAAATAGTTGGGTTTACGATGTGATGTCTGAATTGTATTATTGGAATACTTCGTTGCCAACCCTGAAGACGTCAAACGATAATCCGACCACCTATTTTGAGACCTTAAGGAATAAGAATGACCGCTTTTCTCACATTTTTGAAAGTTATGATGAGATTGCCAATCAGTTAAATGGAATTTCATCGTCGGATATTGGGTTTGATTTTCGATTGTATCTGGAAAATAACCTCAATAATAATGTTATTGGGATTGTCTCCTATGTGAAAAAAGGGACTCCTGCTGCAAAAGCCGGTATTAAGCGAGGGAGTATGTTCCGCAAGATCAACAATCAGCAGCTTACGACTGACAACTATTCCTCATTGATTAATACCTTTTTTGATCAATCGGGCAGCGTCAATATCACATTTGCCAATATTCAAAATGGGATCTTTGTAAACCAGAATCCACAGACCATAGCCAAAGCAACCAACTATCAGGAAGATCCGGTCTATCTGGATACCGTTTATACCGTTTCGAATAAGAAAATAGGTTATCTGGTCTATAACTTCTTTGCCAATGATCCCGGAGACAATTCCATGAAATATGATCTGGAGCTGAATAGTGCATTTGGCAAATTCAAGAACCAGGGGATATCCGAACTCATCCTTGACCTGCGATACAACAGTGGGGGAGCGATGTCGTCGGCAATCAATCTGGCCAGTATGATAGTACCGAATCTCACTTCGAATAAGACATTTGCTTATACGGAATACAACTCAAATTACACAGAATATTTCAATAGCAGTAAGTTTAAAGAGGAATACCCAAATGAAAATCCTTTTATGGATTACTTTGCAACAACAATAAACCAGACTGCTGTGCAGAACGTAGGAAATAACCTGCAACGTGTTTTTGTTCTTACAGGTCAAAATACCGCTTCAGCCAGTGAAATGGTGATTAATGGATTGAAGCCATTCACATCTGTTGTGTTGATTGGAGATACTACCATCGGTAAGAATGTGGGTTCGACATTGGTCAATGATGATAAAAATAAAAACAACAAGTGGGCTGTTATGCCGATTATCCTGAAGTATTTCAATGCTAACCATCAGAGTGACTTTACCAATGGTTTTGCTCCTGATTCTTATAAATATGACTATCTGGATACTCAATTGGGTGATACAAACGAAGGTCTTCTGGCCACTGCAATCAGTCAAATCACCGGTGTAAGTAAAGTTGCAGCGCGTTCTGCAGTTGTGCCAATGACACCGTTTAAGAACGGTGCTGACTTCAAGCGGTTCGGTGGAGGGCTCCTGTATAAAAAACAAAACATTAACGGGTTCATCAAATAG
- a CDS encoding MBL fold metallo-hydrolase, with protein MRTILFITFIMSMGILSATNYETDTFKTKDGHTLTIEFIKHGSLSISFEGHIIQIDPAGMFADYNKMPKADLILITHEHPDHFDAKAIATLEKTGTKIITNASTRKLLGKGIVMKNGGKLKPFPYLQLEAVPAYNTTTGREKFHPKGRDNGFILTIGGLRIYIAGDTEDIPEMSQLKNIDIAFLPVNQPYTMTVDQAVKAAKIIKPRILYPYHYGETNVKEIAQKLKSEAPKIEVRIRQMQ; from the coding sequence ATGAGAACCATTCTATTCATCACTTTTATTATGTCAATGGGAATATTATCTGCCACGAATTACGAAACCGACACCTTTAAGACAAAAGACGGTCATACGCTTACCATAGAGTTTATCAAACATGGAAGCCTGTCAATAAGTTTCGAAGGCCACATCATCCAGATTGATCCGGCAGGTATGTTTGCTGACTACAACAAGATGCCCAAAGCTGACCTGATCCTGATCACTCACGAACACCCAGATCATTTCGACGCCAAAGCTATCGCTACTCTTGAAAAAACCGGTACAAAAATCATCACCAATGCCTCAACCCGTAAGTTGCTTGGCAAAGGCATCGTTATGAAAAACGGAGGTAAACTGAAACCATTCCCTTACCTTCAATTAGAAGCTGTACCAGCATATAACACAACCACCGGACGGGAAAAGTTCCACCCCAAAGGGCGTGATAACGGCTTTATCCTTACTATCGGCGGACTTCGTATTTATATCGCCGGCGATACCGAGGATATTCCCGAAATGAGTCAACTGAAGAATATCGATATCGCATTTCTACCCGTCAACCAGCCCTATACCATGACGGTCGATCAAGCGGTTAAAGCGGCAAAGATCATTAAACCACGCATACTTTATCCGTATCATTACGGAGAAACCAATGTAAAAGAGATTGCACAGAAACTAAAAAGCGAAGCTCCGAAAATTGAGGTTCGTATCAGACAAATGCAGTAA